In Bactrocera oleae isolate idBacOlea1 chromosome 3, idBacOlea1, whole genome shotgun sequence, a genomic segment contains:
- the shv gene encoding dnaJ homolog shv, with amino-acid sequence MRTLALIFLVQIAFCLLSVAFAGRDFYKILNVKKSASTNEIKKAYRKLAKELHPDKNKDDPSASEKFQDLGAAYEVLSDPDKRKTYDRCGEECLKKDGMMDHGADPFASFFGDFGFHFGNGDPHEHQAARGANIVMNLYVTLEELYSGNFVEIVRNKPVLKPATGTRKCNCRQEMVTRNLGPGRFQMIQQTVCDECPNVKLVNEERTLEVEVEAGMVDGQETRFVAEGEPHLDGEPGDLIIKIMQTPHKSFQRKGDDLYTNVTISLQDALIGFTMNITHLDGHAVSITREKITWPGARIRKKGEGIPNYENNNLQGNLYITFDVEFPKKELNDAEKEDLKKILDQTSINRVYNGL; translated from the exons ATGAGAACCTTAGCACTTATCTTTCTTGTGCAAATTGCTTTTTGCCTCTTGAGTGTTGCGTTTGCGGGTCGAGATTTCTATAAAATTCTTAATGTAAAAAAGTCGGCCTCAACAAATGAAATTAAGAAAGCATACCGAAAACTAGCGAAAGAACTGCATCCGGACAAAAACAAGGATGATCCCTCGGCTTCTGAAAAGTTTCAAGATTTGGGTGCGGCATATGAAGTACTATCTGATCCagacaaaagaaaaacatatgATCGATGTGGCGAGGAATGTCTTAAAAAAGATGGAATGATGGATCATGGAGCAGACCCTTTCGCTAGTTTCTTTGGTGATTTTGGTTTTCACTTTGGTAACGGTGATCCACATGAACATCAAGCTGCTCGCGGAGCCAATATTGTAATGAACTTATATGTGACTTTGGAAGAGTTGTATTCCGGCAACTTTGTAGAAATTGTTCGAAACAAACCGGTGCTAAAACCGGCTACCGGTACACGTAAGTGTAATTGCCGTCAAGAAATGGTAACTCGCAATTTGGGTCCCGGTCGATTCCAAATGATACAGCAAACGGTATGTGATGAATGTCCAAACGTTAAACTTGTCAATGAGGAACGTACATTAGAAGTTGAAGTTGAAGCAGGTATGGTAGATGGGCAAGAAACACGTTTTGTTGCCGAAGGTGAGCCCCACTTGGATGGAGAGCCCGGCGatcttataattaaaataatgcaaaCTCCGCATAAGAGTTTCCAGAGAAAAGGTGATGATTTGTACACGAACGTTACAATAAGTTTACAG GATGCGCTTATTGGATTTACTATGAATATCACACACTTGGATGGTCACGCTGTGAGCATTACTCGGGAAAAAATAACATGGCCAGGTGCACGCATCCGTAAGAAGGGTGAAGGTATcccaaattatgaaaataataatttgcaaGGCAATCTATATATAACATTCGATGTGGAGTTTCCAAAAAAAGAGTTAAACGATGCCGAAAAAGAAG atcttaaaaaaatacttgatCAGACGTCCATTAACAGGGTTTACAACGGGctgtga
- the crq gene encoding protein croquemort: MCCEACSVTQRKAWVFGFGTFFTAIGIALLIFWKDIADNIMKKNLVIKVGSEGYNNWVEAPIPIYLEFHLFNWSNPEEIRNPNVKPHFVEMGPYVFLEKHLKQNITFFENNTVSYFQKRTWFFDEQRSDGSLDDMVTAAHVITATVADQTRHRNKLIKKVVNFMLNREGGELYTTKTVREWIFEGYKDRLIDFLNLFNTTKIKIPYTRFGWLVDRNGSAEYDGLFTIHSGVDDMANLGRLTHWNMKNETGFYETPCGTVNGTTGDLFPPNLSSKQEITIFATDACRYMNLAPNGTVEKYGLTAYNWVGTTETLDSGENYPNQKCFCDPNFDECPKTGVVECKKCRNNAPIYASFPHFHLADRSYLDAVSGLEPDSNKHSFNLAIEPITGVPLQVNGRLQINMMIEPDNDFDIYRGVPKFLMPMFWFNQIAVLDERLASRTKLVINLGDYGFYTGIVLLTIGAIFFIVAIVLTMTKRWKRIPNDDEDMLTN, encoded by the exons atGTGTTGTGAAGCTTGTAGCGTCACTCAGCGGAAAGCATGGGTTTTTGGCTTTGGCACTTTCTTCACCGCTATCGGCATCGCTCTGCTTATATTTTGGAAGGACATCGCTgataatattatgaaaaag aatttgGTAATTAAAGTTGGTTCAGAAGGCTATAACAATTGGGTGGAAGCACCCATTCCAATTTATTTGGAATTTCATTTGTTTAACTGGAGTAATCCTGAAGAGATAAGAAACCCGAACGTCAAACCCCATTTTGTGGAAATGGGACCATATGTTTTTCTTGAGAAGCACTTGAAACAAAATATTACGTTTTTCGAAAACAATACAGTGTCGTACTTTCAAAAGCGAACCTGGTTTTTCGATGAGCAGCGATCTGATGGTTCTTTGGATGACATGGTGACAGCTGCTCATGTGATTACAGCG ACTGTTGCTGATCAGACGAGACATAGAAACAAGTTGATCAAAAAAGTGGTTAATTTCATGCTGAATCGTGAGGGCGGTGAGCTCTACACAACGAAAACAGTGCGCGAGTGGATCTTTGAAGGTTACAAGGATAGGCTTATCGATTTTTTAAACCTtttcaatacaacaaaaataaagataCCATACACTCGCTTTGGCTGGTTAGTTGACCGCAATGGTTCAGCCGAATATGACGGCCTATTCACAATACATAGTGGTGTCGATGATATGGCTAATTTGGGTCGCTTGACGCATTGGAACATGAAGAATGAGACGGGCTTTTATGAGACACCATGTGGCACCGTTAATGGCACCACCGGTGATCTATTCCCACCGAATTTAAGCTCTAAGCAAGAAATAACCATCTTTGCCACAGACGCATGCCGTTACATGAATTTGGCACCAAATGGTACTGTAGAAAAATACGGCTTAACAGCATACAATTGGGTAGGGACGACGGAGACGCTTGATTCTGGTGAAAATTATCCAAATCAGAAATGTTTTTGCGATCCAAACTTCGACGAATGCCCGAAAACCGGAGTTGTGGAGTGTAAAAAATGCCGGAACAATGCACCAATTTATGCCTCTTTTCCACACTTTCATTTGGCTGATCGTAGTTATCTAGACGCAGTATCAGGATTAGAACCGGATTCTAATAAGCATAGTTTCAACTTGGCAATAGAACCAATCACTGGCGTACCTCTCCAAGTAAATGGCCGTTTGCAAATCAATATGATGATCGAACCTGATAATGACTTCGA cATTTATCGTGGCGTACCAAAATTCCTGATGCCGATGTTTTGGTTCAATCAAATAGCTGTATTAGATGAGAGATTAGCTAGTAGAACGAAG CTTGTAATCAATTTGGGAGATTATGGGTTCTATACCGGAATTGTTTTATTAACAATTGGAGCAATCTTCTTTATTGTTGCTATAGTTTTGACGATGACAAAGCGATGGAAGCGCATACCTAATGATGATGAGGACATGCTTACGAATTAG
- the ex gene encoding protein expanded has protein sequence MRAFCTVSAPLEVCASSAEQLSPGSRFLALRLLGNQQPKTLYFLVDAKSRVREVYTQTCLHFAAQGMLDTELFGLAVLIDGEYMFADPESKLSKYGPKSWRSSHTHGLDANGRPLLELHFRVQFYIESPFILKDEISRHNYYLQLKHNALQRETPKEYSEQSMILLAGLALQADLGDAPNSTQMSGATTLKSLLSRESNYGEPMECNHLSQLSPHATNSTVNTSEVSNLTGKTTDITAITTTETTASAKTESATGIITTLPKINKRPGSDNDRVLRLSNFLSTKNVTTSLANTDSQEPIAPKSSTSVFPISGSLKRSLGAMAASFSASSSMSSINRECSSSTPPTTSTSSRTSLSALAHTSTNISTKEYFNFSDYLPAELRTTWAMSALQACHREYRGMSTADAELHYIQQASLVHECVNAHIFRMRSTKNENGLGSSWFVVYSKGIKVFSSFENPQQQTTFLWPSITKLSFERKKFEIRSGDCKILLYATSDEKNKMLLTLCRETHQFSMKIAARLKEVIKREEEESDCLHACYTYSRSLHLPYKNKSDQRISVISSTSSNTTSGIVSDRVHSEDEVEIMINTPPVPIAAPSTESLALAHLLDHPSISRQTSSVGQVSLKDLEEQLAALSVRQERKKQHSNSANSGDESPERSHNSEGNSSSSSSNQASQRAADSSTATDSPSSQHNIGSQCSSTCSTVVVLPNSDSTNNTLTSLAVSSIINSTPMQRRNSTSSSLELGFSHTAQNSILSEAESTCIEHDFASSSRDENESVSGVYTLAHGAPPTETSGVYTMHSSEMTGQSSEMAESEKSSHYGISIFQPNKVEANVNNLHESHPNLDSVDGVNYHGKRIKNEDFRLRSDSNVSTSGSFRGDGSDPTDNKHNLLSAEELTDLIVGRGTYPNRKTVSSTLDSDCDYVTLPLPIKGESYIQGHQDTAPTDDDHVEDLINDLIPTDPPAPPQRIDSNNMKHTTNLAGLGNLPMRSPPPYHARHEKTGLCGPPVCSALTQKPINNIKSITVATTFSKVPSPNIPKEVNTNPVGTSIPRAPIPTASAVRRRDPPPYPTSQKPRPMSLVSVESSSSSLNHSSSVLSSVAGSMSSLKTEEITARFITTRPQINILKAHTSVISDNQKPSYAAPTHCSSSASTTGSISSQHMSSHLSQHSVHNSHYISASQISLNGNNPPASVTRQSSISAAAMAHAAAAAVATTGAGVIPSTIGIPIVPYRLHGGHSSMSSLHQQPPPPPPPYPEIKQTPRTCVILPVIKHRQFLPPPPPNIPRQPPPPPPPSQPGVYGNQLARKQLELYQQQLYSDVDYVIYPIQDPAVSQQEYLDAKQSSIYAAMAQAPPQPLPHHHQYLAYHTGRAHVGSWETCKGHAIYRSTPYLPLALSTHSRYASTQNLSDTYVQLPSTYSPLYSPSMASLCSSYEPPPPPPLHPAALTVPSMGATNLFVRSRSDDNILNSIDSLPKMKRMPPPPPPPYVNRRLKKPPMPTPSEKPPPIPSKPTATNTVSTKRSSAIRNQLPPRKPPTLNTNQSVNNMTRTSSGAQWAGERPKPNPISYNGGSILAHLQASAAAANRQAITSAGNIKSKETNGDNVSVGHGNTASANPLDIAVLREKSKHLDLPLISALCNDQSLLKQTKVFAASKTNRTSTTAAMRNVNTNAASTSSGRASTVSANQFNNGKSVHKNLTTSTDAFVANEAANTISASPSAVVSAGTSTSTTMPTLSTTLSTNTSTKSTTSTSSTLLLVSGKGRKSVGSHRHPNDKLPPLPMQMAEANNYVMDPAIMKHHKSYNSQI, from the exons ATGCGAGCGTTTTGCACTGTCAGCGCGCCTTTAGAAGTTTGCGCGTCATCGGCCGAACAACTATCACCAGGATCACGCTTTTTGGCCCTAAG acTTTTGGGAAATCAGCAACCCAAAACTTTATACTTCCTAGTCGATGCAAAGAGTCGGGTGAGAGAAGTGTATACACAAACATGCCTACACTTTGCAGCACAAGGCATGCTCGATACAGAATTGTTCGGTTTGGCGGTGCTCATCG ATGGCGAATACATGTTTGCGGATCCGGAGAGCAAACTCTCCAAATACGGCCCGAAAAGTTGGCGCTCGTCACACACACAC gGCCTCGACGCAAATGGGCGACCTCTCCTGGAATTACACTTTCGTGTTCAATTTTATATCGAGAGCCCGTTTATATTGAAAGATGAGATATCGCGCCATAATTACTACCTGCAATTAAAACACAATGCTCTACAACGGGAAACGCCTAAAGAATATTCAGAACAGTCAATGATATTGCTCGCCGGATTAGCATTACAAGCTGATTTAGGTGATGCACCAAATTCAACACAAATGAGTGGAGCCACAACATTAAAATCCTTATTATCGAGAGAAAGCAACTATGGTGAACCGATGGAGTGTAACCACCTAAGCCAGCTTTCTCCCCACGCTACAAATTCCACAGTCAATACAAGTGAAGTCTCAAACTTAACAGGAAAAACTACCGATATAACGGCAATCACAACAACGGAAACGACAGCGTCTGCGAAAACTGAATCGGCAACTGGAATTATAACAACATTGCCGAAAATCAACAAACGTCCAGGCAGTGATAATGATCGTGTTCTTCGGCTATCCAATTTTCTAAGCACAAAAAATGTCACAACTTCATTAGCAAATACTGACTCACAAGAACCAATAGCACCAAAATCGTCCACATCAGTCTTCCCTATCAGTGGTAGCTTAAAGCGTAGTCTTGGAGCTATGGCAGCCTCGTTTTCGGCATCTTCGTCGATGTCTTCTATAAATCGGGAATGTTCTTCCAGCACTCCACCAACAACGTCGACTTCTTCGCGCACCTCTCTTTCGGCGCTGGCGCATACGTCGACAAACATCTCTACAAAAGAATATTTTAACTTCAGTGATTATCTGCCTGCTGAGCTACGCACAACTTGGGCAATGAGTGCTTTACAGGCCTGCCATCGTGAGTATCGTGGCATGTCAACGGCCGACGCAGAGCTTCATTACATTCAGCAAGCCAGTCTTGTGCATGAGTGCGTCAATGCGCACATTTTCAGGATGCGTTCTACGAAAAACGAAAATGGTTTGGGCAGTTCGTGGTTTGTGGTCTATTCAAAAGGCATAAAAGTTTTCAGTTCTTTCGAAAATCCTCagcaacaaaccacattcttaTGGCCTAGCATTACTAAGCTATCCTTCGAGCggaaaaagtttgaaattcgcTCTGGAGATTGCAAAATTCTGCTTTATGCTACCTCGgatgagaaaaataaaatgctatTAACATTGTGCCGTGAAACCCATCAATTCAGCATGAAGATTGCTGCTCGTCTAAAAGAAGTCATTAAGCGTGAAGAAGAAGAGAGTGATTGTCTTCATGCTTGCTACACATATTCGCGCAGTTTACATTTgccatacaaaaataaaagtgatCAGCGCATATCCGTAATTTCGAGCACTAGCTCTAACACCACTTCGGGCATAGTGAGTGACCGCGTTCATTCTGAAGATGAAgttgaaataatgataaatacACCACCCGTACCAATTGCAGCACCATCCACAGAGAGTCTAGCGTTGGCGCATTTACTAGATCATCCTAGCATCAGTAGACAGACTTCATCCGTGGGTCAGGTCTCATTAAAAGATTTGGAGGAGCAATTAGCGGCGCTATCTGTACGTCAGGAACGTAAAAAGCAACACTCGAATTCCGCAAACTCCGGTGATGAATCACCAGAGCGAAGTCATAATTCAGAGGGAAACTCTTCTAGCAGCAGTTCTAATCAGGCATCGCAACGAGCAGCGGACTCTTCGACGGCCACTGACTCGCCCAGTTCACAACACAATATTGGTTCCCAGTGCTCATCGACCTGTAGTACTGTCGTGGTTTTACCCAACTCAGACTCTACAAATAATACGTTAACATCGTTGGCGGTGAGTTCCATAATAAATTCAACCCCAATGCAGCGTCGAAATTCTACATCCAGTAGCCTTGAATTGGGCTTTAGTCACACCGCTCAAAATTCCATCCTCAGTGAAGCGGAATCAACGTGTATTGAACACGATTTTGCATCTTCCAGTCGCGATGAAAACGAGAGCGTTTCTGGTGTATATACATTGGCCCACGGTGCTCCACCCACTGAAACTTCTGGTGTATACACAATGCATAGTAGCGAAATGACGGGACAATCGTCGGAGATGGCCGAGTCTGAAAAAAGCTCGCATTATGGAATAAGTATTTTTCAGCCCAACAAAGTGGAGGCGAATGTTAATAATTTGCATGAAAGTCATCCCAATCTGGACTCAGTTGATGGTGTAAATTATCACGGTAAACGCATTAAGAATGAAGATTTCCGTTTACGCTCAGACTCAAATGTAAGCACAAGTGGCTCCTTCCGAGGTGATGGCAGCGACCCGACCGACAATAAGCATAACCTTCTTTCTGCAGAGGAATTAACCGACTTAATAGTTGGCCGCGGCACATATCCCAATCGTAAGACGGTGTCAAGCACACTAGATTCGGACTGCGATTATGTTACCTTGCCGTTGCCCATCAAAGGGGAATCATATATTCAGGGACATCAAGATACTGCACCAACCGATGATGATCATGTTGAAGATTTAATTAATGATTTAATACCGACCGATCCGCCAGCACCCCCACAACGTATCGACAGCAATAACATGAAGCATACAACGAATTTAGCGGGCCTTGGCAATTTACCAATGCGTTCTCCACCGCCATATCATGCACGACATGAAAAAACTGGTCTCTGTGGGCCTCCAGTATGTTCTGCCTTAACACAAAAGCCTATCAATAATATCAAAAGCATTACAGTTGCTACAACTTTTTCCAAAGTGCCATCGCCAAACATTCCCAAAGAGGTAAACACAAATCCAGTGGGCACATCAATTCCACGTGCACCCATTCCAACGGCATCAGCCGTTCGACGTCGTGACCCTCCACCGTATCCTACATCGCAGAAGCCGCGTCCCATGTCACTGGTATCAGTAGAATCCAGCAGCTCTTCTCTCAATCATTCCAGCAGTGTTTTATCTTCGGTTGCAGGATCTATGAGCTCTTTAAAAACGGAAGAAATTACTGCTCGTTTCATTACCACTCGACCACAAATAAACATTCTTAAAGCACATACCAGTGTAATTAGTGATAATCAGAAACCCAGTTATGCTGCTCCGACGCATTGCTCATCGTCTGCGTCCACAACAGGTTCCATTTCCAGCCAACACATGTCGAGTCATCTTTCACAGCATTCTGTACACAACTCTCATTACATCAGTGCGTCGCAGATTTCGCTAAACGGCAACAATCCCCCGGCTTCAGTGACAAGACAATCATCCATATCTGCAGCAGCAATGGCACATGCTGCGGCAGCTGCTGTTGCTACCACCGGAGCAGGCGTCATACCAAGCACAATTGGCATACCAATTGTTCCTTATAGATTGCATGGCGGACACAGCAGCATGTCATCTTTGCATCAGCAACCACCTCCACCACCACCACCTTATCCAGAAATTAAACAGACACCACGAACGTGTGTTATATTACCAGTGATTAAGCATCGACAGTttttaccaccaccaccacccaaTATACCACGTCAACCGCCGCCACCACCTCCACCATCGCAACCAGGAGTTTATGGTAATCAGCTTGCACGCAAACAACTCGAGCTGTACCAACAACAGCTGTACAGCGACGTTGACTATGTTATATACCCGATTCAAGATCCTGCAGTGAGTCAGCAAGAATATCTAGATGCTAAACAAAGCTCAATATATGCGGCCATGGCACAAGCGCCACCTCAACCACTCCCGCATCACCATCAATACTTAGCTTATCACACAGGCAGGGCGCATGTTGGATCGTGGGAGACATGTAAGGGACACGCGATCTACCGAAGCACACCTTACTTGCCATTAGCATTATCCACACATTCCCGTTACGCGTCGACACAGAATTTATCAGACACATATGTGCAACTACCAAGCACATATTCGCCACTTTACAGTCCCTCCATGGCCAGCTTATGCTCGTCGTATGAGCCACCACCACCGCCTCCACTGCATCCTGCCGCATTGACAGTACCCAGTATGGGagcaacaaatttatttgtgcGTTCACGTTCAGatgacaatattttaaattcaattgacTCTCTTCCAAAGATGAAACGTATGCCTCCTCCCCCACCACCACCATATGTAAATAGACGCTTGAAGAAACCACCAATGCCCACACCATCTGAAAAACCGCCACCAA TTCCCTCAAAACCAACCGCAACCAATACTGTGTCGACCAAACGTTCATCGGCGATTCGCAATCAATTGCCGCCAAGGAAACCACCCACATTGAATACCAATCAGAGTGTCAATAATATGACCCGCACTTCCAGCGGTGCGCAATGGGCAGGCGAACGGCCAAAACCGAACCCCATATCGTATAACGGCGGCAGTATCTTAGCACATCTTCAAGCTAGTGCAGCAGCTGCCAATCGACAGGCTATCACATCTGCTGGAAACATCAAGTCGAAAGAAACCAACGGCGACAATGTTAGTGTCGGTCACGGAAACACCGCCTCTGCAAATCCACTCGATATTGCTGTATTGCGCGAAAAAAGCAAACACTTAGATTTACCACTTATCTCTGCGCTCTGCAATGATCAGTCACTACTAAAACAGACTAAAGTATTTGCCGCTTCGAAAACGAATCGCACATCTACAACTGCAGCAATGCGGAATGTAAACACCAATGCAGCGTCCACAAGCAGTGGCAGAGCCTCAACGGTGTCTGCAAATCAATTCAACAACGGCAAATCGGTTCATAAGAACTTGACAACTAGTACTGACGCTTTCGTTGCAAATGAGGCGGCAAATACGATCTCAGCTTCGCCATCAGCTGTGGTCTCGGCCGGAACATCAACAAGCACAACAATGCCAACTTTAAGCACAACACTTTCTACAAACACTAGCACGAAAAGCACAACCTCAACTTCATCGACACTGCTACTGGTCTCCGGAAAAGGTCGAAAGTCAGTGGGAAGCCATCGCCATCCCAATGACAAACTTCCACCTCTACCCATGCAAATGGCAGAGGCAAATAACTATGTCATGGATCCAGCAATTATGAAGCACCACAAAAGCTACAATTCTCAAATTTGA
- the BBS8 gene encoding tetratricopeptide repeat protein 8: protein MKTAIPLAPLAPLASLPSTRMLMGTANNMSSACANATTAMASVSMQQTHSQSQPELEPQLPPTITIAALEWQYFQAVSLFRRRKYEKCVEVCNGMLRTGHETNVQMFTSSSESHEADAQYSRGVGGSGSLVRNNNNSKNNNVNLTSGSRQGRSHNQNFKSNNLKYGNTNGNNNKVSMPTWMMEGVWQLKMRALTQRVYIDDLETDDAFEGENEEVELERIATAARPGTSIKTAFMPRPTTSTLRAHTTAAKRNDLPLSEGSRTATAQSNKSMRPKSGMVRPGTATSRPGSSMGSRTASRCGTASRIRASSAAAYTVGDVTAKLYQASRLNPTIYAEREALIKALFQFLYYHESDVQKAYSLCEAVMEVHKQKRTSGHTRSGAPVDWWWDQQIGRCLLILRSPRKSETFLVQSLAVFPHPDTFLLLSRLYQRLSEPERALELIGMAVDRHPFNVTFRIEQGRIFDALSNPDNAMQIYRLITKLNPINVEALASIALNHFYDGNPEMALMYYRRILALGIHSAELYCNIALCCLYGGQIDLVLPCFQRALLLSKTTNERADIWYNMSFVALSTGDFHLARRCLQLCLTADACSGAALNNLAVLAAHSGDLMRAKSYLQAAKEVLGNSPEINSNLKYMQAHYKL from the exons ATGAAGACAGCAATTCCTTTGGCCCCGTTGGCACCCCTGGCATCGCTCCCCTCAACGCGCATGTTGATGGGCACAGCCAACAACATGAGTTCAGCTTGTGCGAATGCCACGACAGCCATGGCGTCAGTTTCAATGCAGCAGACACATTCGCAGTCCCAGCCGGAGTTGGAGCCGCAGCTGCCGCCGACGATAACAATAGCCGCACTCGAGTGGCAGTATTTTCAAGCGGTTTCACTGTTTCGGCggcgaaaatatgaaaaatgcgTTGAGGTGTGCAATGGCATGTTGCGCACTGGCCATGAAACGAATGTGCAAATGTTTACCTCTTCGTCGGAGAGCCACGAGGCCGATGCACAGTACAGTAGGGGAGTTGGCGGCAGCGGCAGCCTAGTCaggaacaataacaacagcaagaacaacaacGTGAATCTCACAAGCGGCTCAAGGCAGGGGCGAAGCCACaaccaaaactttaaaagcaACAACTTAAAATATGGCAATACCAATGGTAATAACAATAAAGTGAGCATGCCCACGTGGATGATGGAGGGCGTTTGGCAATTAAAAATGCGCGCGCTTACCCAGCGCGTCTACATCGACGATCTCGAGACGGACGATGCCTTCGAGGGGG AGAATGAGGAAGTGGAGTTGGAGCGAATCGCCACAGCCGCCCGGCCAGGTACCTCAATTAAAACAGCATTCATGCCACGACCAACTACAAGCACGCTGCGAGCTCACACCACAGCTGCAAAAAGAAATGACCTACCATTGAGCGAAGGGAGCCGCACCGCTACCGCGCAGAGCAATAAGAGCATGAGACCCAAATCGGGTATG GTGCGGCCGGGTACTGCTACTTCTCGACCTggttcttcaatgggtagccgTACAGCATCCCGATGTGGTACTGCCTCGCGCATTCGTGCTTCTTCTGCCGCCGCATATACGGTGGGTGATGTTACCGCAAAACTTTATCAAGCTTCGCGCCTCAATCCCACGATATACGCCGAACGAGAGGCACTTATTAAAGCGCTTTTTCAATTCCTCTACTATCACGAATCGGATGTTCAGAAGGCGTATTCACTTTGCGAAGCTGTCATGGAGGTGCACAAACAAAAGCGAACATCTGGCCATACTCGTTCGGGTGCACCGGTAGATTGGTGGTGGGACCAGCAAATAGGCCGGTGTCTGCTTATATTACGCTCTCCACGAAAATCGGAAACATTTCTCGTGCAATCGTTGGCAGTATTTCCGCATCCCGATACGTTTTTACTGTTATCACGATTATATCAACGTCTGAGTGAACCCGAACGTGCACTCGAACTCATCGGTATGGCTGTGGATCGACATCCATTCAATGTCACGTTTCGCATCGAACAAGGGCGTATTTTTGATGCTCTGTCCAATCCCGATAATGCAATGCAAATATATCGCCTCATAACCAAGCTTAATCCTATAAATGTCGAAGCGCTAGCTTCAATTGCTTTGAATCACTTTTACGATGGAAATCCTGAGATGGCCCTTATGTACTACAG GCGAATTCTGGCTTTGGGAATTCACTCAGCAGAACTCTATTGCAATATTGCATTGTGTTGCTTGTATGGGGGACAAATCGACCTGGTACTTCCTTGTTTCCAGCGAGCTCTGCTGCTGTCCAAGACTACCAATGAAAGAGCGGACATATGGTACAACATGAGTTTTGTCGCATTG TCAACTGGCGATTTTCATTTGGCTCGTCGATGTCTTCAGCTCTGTCTAACCGCGGACGCGTGCAGCGGTGCCGCCCTTAATAACTTGGCTGTATTGGCAGCGCACTCTGGCGATCTAATGCGCGCCAAATCGTATCTCCAGGCAGCGAAGGAAGTGCTGGGAAACAGTCCGGAAATCAACAGCAATTTGAAATACATGCAAGCCCATTACAAACTCTAA
- the LOC106614962 gene encoding ADP-ribosylation factor-like protein 16 has translation MDASFVSQMSCICVGPKRAGKTHLLKALENPDSIDETTYSMPTNGTNIFTINLSTKLPNASNPTEKKQTDLTVEKNSKDVSGATELKHKRPKAPLKCIRVLEIGGAMAPLWRQYYEKVSKIIYVVDTSNLCQISAAGVLLYSILAEPRLQRCRILLVLAKMDYAYRQMRNEALLMLQISKLQKEIRQQLTIVEASAVSHVGLEAIYAWLQIP, from the exons ATGGATGCGAGCTTTGTCAGTCAAATGTCCTGCATCTGTGTTGGACCGAAACGTGCGGGTAAAACCCACCTTCTTAAGGCACTCGAAAATCCGGATTCTATTGATGAGACAACCTATTCAATGCCAACAAATgggacaaatatttttacaatcaaTCTTTCAACAAAGCTTCCAAATGCATCAAACCCAACTGAGAAAAAACAGACAGATCTAACTGTTGAAAAGAACAGCAAGGACGTCTCAGGCGCCACAGAGCTAAAACATAAGAGGCCCAAGGCTCCATTAAAATGTATACGAGTTTTGGAAATTGGTGGTGCGATGGCACCACTCTGGCGACAATACTATGAAAAAGtgtcaaaaataatttacgtcGTCGACACTTCAAATCTTTGTCAAATTTCTGCCGCAG GGGTTCTGCTCTATTCTATATTGGCTGAGCCTCGATTGCAGCGCTGTCGGATTTTGCTAGTGCTAGCTAAGATGGATTACGCCTACCGGCAGATGCGCAATGAAGCTTTACTTATGCTACAAATATCC aAACTTCAAAAGGAAATTCGGCAACAGTTAACTATTGTGGAGGCTAGCGCCGTTAGCCACGTGGGTTTGGAAGCAATATACGCCTGGCTGCAGATTCCTTAG